A region from the Oceanidesulfovibrio marinus genome encodes:
- a CDS encoding cytochrome ubiquinol oxidase subunit I, whose protein sequence is MEHLLTDHILLSRIQFALTTMFHIIWPALTIGLSIFIFAAELAWVKTGNVEWRRQARFWTKFFLLAFAMGVISGVPLEFQFGTNWSRFSVASGNFLGQILSVETMSGFMLESIFLYFMVAGWKRLSPGMHLFSTGMVALGASISAFWIMVANSWMQTPSGGGRMVDGVYQVTDRLAAIFNPDIFASFPHMWLACLTSTAFIICGVSAWHILRHRHSEFYLRAFKAGVAAALFFSLLQAFTGDLSGRTVARYQPAKLAATEAFWETNKPGEGAAWSIFAWPDTEAERNYVELRIPFVLSILATHDPFGRVTGLKDIPEDERPPITLIFYSFRIMVFTGTLMIIVALWAVWTWYKGRLTPIHAARQRKLMKFFIWLAPFSIIAIWTGWIMREVGRQPWIIYGLLRTDDASSPLTAGAVSISLGYFALAAVFFITLFCVFSVRILRKGPETDQAPDEPESGRPT, encoded by the coding sequence ATGGAACATCTGCTAACAGATCATATTCTCCTGTCGCGCATACAATTTGCGCTGACCACGATGTTCCATATCATATGGCCAGCATTAACCATAGGCCTGTCAATTTTCATTTTCGCGGCCGAGCTCGCCTGGGTCAAGACGGGCAATGTCGAATGGCGCCGCCAGGCCCGTTTCTGGACCAAGTTCTTCCTGCTGGCCTTTGCCATGGGCGTGATCAGCGGCGTGCCCCTGGAGTTCCAGTTCGGCACCAACTGGTCCCGTTTTTCCGTCGCAAGCGGCAACTTCCTCGGCCAGATTCTCTCCGTCGAGACCATGTCCGGCTTTATGCTGGAATCCATCTTCCTCTACTTCATGGTGGCCGGATGGAAGCGGCTCTCCCCTGGCATGCACCTGTTCTCCACGGGCATGGTGGCCCTTGGCGCGTCAATTTCCGCGTTCTGGATCATGGTGGCCAACTCCTGGATGCAGACGCCCTCCGGAGGAGGGCGCATGGTGGACGGCGTGTACCAGGTGACGGACCGTTTGGCCGCCATCTTCAACCCCGACATCTTCGCTTCCTTCCCGCACATGTGGCTGGCGTGCCTGACCAGCACGGCCTTTATCATCTGCGGCGTCAGCGCCTGGCACATCCTGCGCCACCGCCACTCCGAGTTCTATCTGCGCGCCTTCAAGGCCGGCGTGGCCGCGGCGTTGTTCTTCTCTTTGCTGCAGGCCTTCACTGGTGATCTTTCGGGGAGAACCGTTGCCCGATATCAGCCGGCCAAGCTGGCCGCCACCGAGGCGTTCTGGGAGACGAACAAGCCGGGCGAAGGCGCGGCCTGGTCCATCTTCGCCTGGCCGGACACGGAGGCCGAACGCAACTACGTGGAGCTGCGCATCCCCTTCGTGCTCAGCATACTGGCCACCCACGACCCCTTTGGCCGGGTCACCGGACTCAAGGACATCCCCGAGGACGAACGGCCGCCCATCACGCTGATCTTCTACTCGTTCCGGATCATGGTCTTTACCGGCACGCTGATGATCATCGTGGCTCTGTGGGCCGTGTGGACCTGGTACAAGGGAAGGCTGACGCCCATTCACGCCGCCAGGCAACGCAAGCTGATGAAGTTCTTCATCTGGCTGGCCCCCTTCTCCATCATCGCCATCTGGACGGGCTGGATCATGCGCGAGGTGGGACGACAGCCATGGATCATATACGGCCTGCTGCGCACCGACGATGCCTCGTCCCCGCTGACGGCCGGTGCCGTGAGCATTTCCCTGGGCTACTTCGCCCTGGCCGCCGTGTTCTTCATCACGCTGTTCTGCGTCTTCTCCGTGCGCATCCTGCGCAAGGGGCCGGAAACGGACCAGGCGCCAGACGAGCCTGAATCCGGGAGGCCGACATGA
- the nuoL gene encoding NADH-quinone oxidoreductase subunit L, producing MTVFICLILFTPLLGATLLALAGRAISRRLSGVLACLCVAGSLAGAIAGWSALAESGSTTQTIHLFTWFSVAGLNASFSALYNHLAAVMATMVAFVSLIIHVHSYFFMRDDESWVRYFCYLNLFVFFMQVIVLADNLIFLFMGWEGVGFCSFALIGFWYTDPSRVMAGRKAFLVTRVGDVAFIAAMAVLFYATNSLGIADILGATGTLAPATVTLVGLLFLWAAAGKSAQLPLLVWLPDAMAGPSPVSALIHAATMVTAGVYLLIRLFPMLVLSTLTMEVIAALGALTALFAACAALAQHDIKRVLAWSTISQVGYMVIGVGIGDPNGSFFHLLVHAFFKSLLFMVAGIVIQALHEEHDIFKMGARVRKIAPGTALAFFCGAAALAGLPPFAGFFSKGTILEHALTSAVHGPPIWMAVWAAGTVTALLTALYSFRVFFLAFTGKPALEPDTKTEKTPPAMLHVLWPLALLSVVAGALNMPEHVAMQLGIPPHWLDHVLGNLAGPVMEHPDQHLASMAELIDGSLALVGFAIALFIYGPWRIRKPAADKGLAAAMQRGFGLDYLYMTYVARPYRAAADLIWKNVEDGGVDSAALGLGGIAVRAGNRARRWGEDKLTSYLLWLLLGLVIMLVIVAAVGIR from the coding sequence ATGACCGTCTTCATATGCCTCATCCTCTTCACGCCGCTTCTGGGAGCCACGCTGCTGGCCCTGGCGGGCCGGGCCATATCGCGCCGCCTCTCCGGCGTGCTGGCCTGCCTCTGCGTGGCGGGGTCCCTGGCCGGAGCCATCGCCGGCTGGTCCGCGCTGGCGGAGTCCGGCTCCACAACCCAGACCATCCACCTGTTCACATGGTTCTCCGTGGCCGGTCTGAATGCCTCCTTCTCCGCGCTGTACAACCACCTGGCCGCCGTGATGGCGACCATGGTCGCCTTTGTCTCGCTGATCATCCATGTGCACTCGTACTTCTTCATGCGCGACGATGAGAGCTGGGTCCGCTATTTCTGCTACCTGAACCTGTTCGTCTTCTTCATGCAGGTCATTGTCCTGGCCGACAACCTGATCTTCCTCTTCATGGGTTGGGAGGGCGTGGGCTTCTGCTCCTTCGCGCTCATCGGCTTCTGGTACACCGATCCCTCGCGCGTCATGGCCGGCCGCAAGGCGTTTCTGGTGACGCGGGTGGGCGACGTGGCCTTCATCGCAGCGATGGCTGTGCTCTTCTACGCCACGAACAGCCTGGGCATCGCCGATATCCTCGGCGCTACCGGAACCCTTGCCCCGGCCACCGTAACGCTGGTGGGTCTGCTCTTCCTCTGGGCAGCGGCAGGCAAGTCGGCGCAGCTTCCCCTGCTCGTCTGGCTGCCGGACGCCATGGCCGGCCCCTCACCGGTCTCGGCCCTGATCCACGCCGCAACCATGGTCACGGCCGGCGTCTACCTGCTCATCCGCCTCTTCCCCATGCTTGTACTCTCCACGCTGACCATGGAGGTCATCGCCGCGCTCGGCGCGCTGACCGCTCTGTTCGCGGCCTGCGCCGCCCTGGCCCAGCACGACATCAAGCGCGTGCTGGCCTGGTCCACCATCAGCCAGGTGGGCTACATGGTTATCGGCGTGGGCATCGGCGACCCCAACGGCAGCTTCTTCCACCTTCTGGTGCACGCCTTCTTCAAGTCCCTGCTGTTCATGGTCGCCGGCATCGTCATCCAGGCCCTGCACGAGGAGCACGACATCTTCAAGATGGGCGCGCGCGTGCGCAAGATCGCTCCCGGCACGGCCCTGGCCTTTTTCTGCGGCGCCGCCGCCCTGGCCGGGCTGCCGCCATTCGCCGGATTCTTCAGCAAGGGGACGATTCTGGAGCACGCGCTGACCTCAGCCGTGCACGGCCCCCCCATCTGGATGGCGGTCTGGGCCGCCGGCACGGTGACCGCGCTGCTCACGGCCCTCTACAGCTTCCGCGTCTTCTTTTTGGCCTTTACCGGCAAGCCGGCCCTGGAGCCGGATACCAAAACGGAAAAAACGCCCCCGGCCATGCTCCATGTGCTGTGGCCGCTGGCCTTGCTCTCCGTGGTGGCCGGCGCGCTGAACATGCCGGAGCACGTCGCAATGCAGCTCGGCATCCCGCCCCACTGGCTCGACCACGTGCTGGGCAACCTGGCCGGCCCGGTGATGGAGCACCCGGATCAACATCTCGCTTCCATGGCCGAGCTCATCGACGGGTCCCTGGCCCTGGTCGGATTCGCCATCGCCCTCTTCATCTACGGTCCCTGGCGGATCAGGAAACCGGCTGCCGACAAGGGGCTCGCAGCGGCCATGCAGCGCGGCTTCGGGCTTGATTATCTGTACATGACATATGTCGCCCGGCCCTACCGCGCCGCGGCGGATCTTATCTGGAAAAATGTTGAGGACGGGGGTGTGGACAGCGCCGCCCTCGGCCTGGGCGGCATTGCCGTCCGCGCCGGAAACAGGGCCAGGCGCTGGGGCGAGGACAAGCTCACCTCCTATCTGTTGTGGCTGCTGCTGGGGCTCGTCATCATGCTGGTCATCGTGGCCGCCGTAGGCATACGTTAA
- the nuoK gene encoding NADH-quinone oxidoreductase subunit NuoK: MIVPMEHVLIFAAVLFLIGLVTVVARRSLIMILLGVEVMLNAAGVAFVAGALRWWDITGQGMVLFIMAAAAAEIAVGLTLVFNIWWRTKNLNPDALTRLKG; encoded by the coding sequence ATGATCGTTCCCATGGAGCATGTGCTGATCTTCGCGGCGGTGCTTTTCCTCATCGGGCTGGTCACCGTGGTGGCCCGGCGCAGCCTGATCATGATCCTGCTCGGCGTGGAGGTGATGCTCAACGCGGCCGGCGTGGCCTTTGTAGCCGGAGCGCTGCGCTGGTGGGACATCACGGGCCAGGGCATGGTGCTGTTCATCATGGCCGCGGCCGCGGCCGAGATCGCCGTGGGCCTGACCCTGGTGTTCAACATCTGGTGGCGGACCAAGAACCTCAACCCCGACGCCCTGACCAGGCTCAAAGGATGA
- a CDS encoding NADH-quinone oxidoreductase subunit J family protein, translating to MSIYAMLFYALAAITLGCTIMAVTRRVLVHAVVWMVGALIGTALIFLLLGAPLLAGFEVIIYAGAIMVLFLFAIMLMAQDPSESKQVEAMAKWRIFRRLFWPAVYGLVGLLACMALISFDPANTPMLKLGRVSPHALGAWVFGNAWPAVEAVSLLLFVALAGARYLGLPLVRADQPRHWGESLKAEAAGNPEPEPVKPQSAEEDGQ from the coding sequence ATGAGCATTTACGCAATGCTGTTCTACGCCCTCGCAGCCATCACGCTCGGCTGCACGATCATGGCGGTCACGCGCCGTGTGCTCGTGCACGCCGTGGTCTGGATGGTGGGCGCGCTCATCGGCACGGCGCTCATCTTCCTGCTCCTAGGCGCGCCCCTCTTGGCCGGGTTCGAGGTCATCATCTACGCCGGGGCCATCATGGTGCTCTTCCTCTTCGCCATCATGCTCATGGCGCAGGACCCCAGCGAGTCCAAGCAGGTGGAGGCCATGGCCAAGTGGCGCATCTTCCGCCGGCTGTTCTGGCCCGCGGTCTACGGCCTCGTAGGGCTTTTGGCCTGCATGGCCTTGATCAGCTTCGACCCTGCCAACACGCCCATGCTCAAGCTGGGCAGGGTCTCGCCCCATGCACTGGGCGCGTGGGTCTTCGGCAATGCCTGGCCCGCGGTGGAGGCCGTCTCCCTGCTCCTTTTCGTTGCCCTGGCCGGCGCGCGCTACCTGGGGCTGCCGCTCGTTCGGGCCGACCAGCCCAGACACTGGGGCGAGAGCCTGAAGGCTGAGGCTGCCGGCAATCCGGAACCCGAGCCGGTGAAGCCCCAGTCGGCAGAGGAGGACGGGCAATGA
- a CDS encoding complex I subunit 4 family protein, producing the protein MHVFPLLTTLIFLPLFGGMAGLFFRRNPAQARFICLLTALIELVLVLGVIPLYGWSGPMQLTERFAWIPSLHVQYSLGMDGLSYLLVLLTALLVVLGMLTSWKEIQEDTAAFYTLLLASMSTAVGVFLARDLLLFYFFWEAQLIPMFFIIGRYGHEKRRYAALKFFVFSMVGGLPMLLAVIWLMINGQDISLAALSAVPVQGALQVYCAVAFMLAFAVKTPLLPVHTWLPDAHTQAPTAGSLLLAGVLLKTGAYAILRWALPLFPDILAAAAPWLAGLGLAGLFYASWTALAQRDAKRLVAYSSVAHMGLIIFAMFAHNRLGLSGAVVQMVSHALTTGALFVMVGMLAERFHSRELADFGGLWSTMPLFGGFFMFFAVASAGLPGLSNFVGELFIMIGSFKVYPVGASLAFCGIVVGLAYVLRLLQGTVLGAPGRLSGGDAAAAATDLDGREILILSVLALAVLLVGLHPSLLLKLVQQPLDALAAHWPG; encoded by the coding sequence GTGCACGTATTCCCGCTGCTCACCACCCTCATCTTCCTGCCGCTTTTTGGCGGCATGGCCGGTCTGTTCTTCCGCCGGAACCCTGCGCAGGCCCGGTTCATCTGCCTGTTGACCGCGCTCATCGAGCTTGTGCTGGTCCTGGGCGTCATCCCGCTTTACGGCTGGTCCGGGCCCATGCAGCTTACCGAGCGATTCGCCTGGATACCCTCGCTCCACGTGCAGTACTCGCTGGGCATGGACGGCCTGAGCTACCTGCTCGTCCTGCTCACGGCCCTGCTCGTGGTGCTGGGCATGCTCACCTCATGGAAGGAGATCCAGGAGGACACGGCGGCGTTCTACACGCTGCTCCTGGCCTCCATGAGCACGGCCGTGGGCGTGTTCCTGGCGCGCGATCTGCTGCTCTTCTACTTTTTCTGGGAAGCGCAGCTCATTCCCATGTTTTTCATCATCGGCCGCTACGGCCACGAGAAACGGCGCTACGCCGCGCTCAAGTTCTTTGTCTTCAGCATGGTGGGCGGCCTGCCCATGCTGCTGGCCGTTATCTGGCTGATGATCAACGGTCAGGACATCTCCCTGGCCGCCCTGAGCGCCGTGCCCGTGCAGGGTGCGTTGCAGGTTTACTGCGCCGTGGCCTTCATGCTGGCCTTTGCCGTGAAAACGCCGCTGTTGCCGGTACACACTTGGCTGCCGGACGCCCACACCCAGGCGCCCACCGCGGGCAGCCTGCTGCTGGCCGGCGTGCTGCTCAAGACCGGGGCCTACGCCATCCTGCGCTGGGCCCTCCCCCTGTTCCCGGACATACTCGCCGCGGCCGCGCCGTGGCTGGCCGGACTGGGACTCGCCGGGCTCTTCTACGCATCGTGGACAGCCCTGGCCCAGCGCGACGCCAAGCGACTGGTGGCGTACTCCAGCGTGGCGCACATGGGGCTGATCATCTTCGCCATGTTCGCCCACAACCGCTTGGGGCTTTCCGGCGCTGTGGTGCAGATGGTGAGCCACGCCCTGACCACCGGCGCGCTGTTCGTCATGGTGGGCATGCTGGCGGAGCGCTTCCACTCCCGCGAGCTGGCGGACTTCGGCGGGTTGTGGAGCACAATGCCCCTGTTCGGCGGATTTTTCATGTTCTTCGCCGTGGCCTCTGCCGGGCTGCCCGGACTGTCCAACTTCGTGGGCGAGCTGTTCATTATGATCGGCTCGTTCAAGGTCTATCCGGTGGGCGCATCCCTGGCCTTCTGCGGCATCGTCGTCGGCCTCGCCTACGTGTTGCGGCTGTTGCAGGGAACCGTGCTGGGCGCTCCCGGACGCCTGAGCGGGGGAGACGCCGCGGCCGCGGCCACCGATCTCGACGGTCGCGAAATACTGATTCTCTCGGTGTTGGCCCTGGCCGTCCTGCTGGTCGGCCTGCATCCGTCGCTGTTGCTCAAGCTCGTGCAGCAGCCATTGGACGCCCTGGCGGCGCATTGGCCCGGATAA
- a CDS encoding cytochrome d ubiquinol oxidase subunit II, producing the protein MSHATLIDLWFVLTAGLLFLHIGLGSIDLGVCTLSLITPDKDSETLLGSIDTIWHANQTWLVVLGGTLFGAFPVLYSEVLSRLYGLVIVLLAMLAMRGIGLEYRHHAANPRRSRLFAGCGALAAIVAEGLILGTLIVGAPAPGSRLAGLSAFVRPEVLPTVLFLIFTALLTAGAWLLKELDDEHPLRPMARRSMMAGAVGVLVFATYICRQMLAAWRIDAAELHGLYMSLAAVAFAALVLMTVSMQKSWRGSQVPWALVVVGVALAACAGTARFAMQTPGAADFAASREALVFLTWTSALLLPPLIAFQIFQYRLQRRGTDVSTTESGGQEPSAGPE; encoded by the coding sequence ATGAGCCACGCGACTCTCATCGACCTCTGGTTCGTGCTGACCGCGGGGCTGCTTTTCCTGCACATCGGCCTCGGCAGCATCGATCTTGGCGTCTGCACGCTCTCGCTGATCACGCCGGACAAGGACTCCGAAACCCTGCTCGGCTCCATCGACACCATCTGGCACGCCAACCAGACCTGGCTGGTGGTGCTCGGCGGCACGCTCTTCGGCGCGTTCCCCGTTCTATACAGCGAGGTCCTTTCCCGGCTCTACGGGCTCGTCATCGTGCTGCTGGCCATGCTGGCCATGCGCGGCATCGGCCTGGAGTACCGCCACCATGCGGCCAACCCCAGGCGCTCGCGCCTTTTTGCCGGATGCGGCGCATTGGCGGCCATCGTGGCCGAGGGACTTATTCTGGGAACCCTCATCGTGGGCGCTCCGGCGCCGGGCTCCAGGCTGGCCGGCCTGTCCGCTTTCGTCCGGCCCGAGGTCCTGCCGACCGTGCTCTTCCTTATCTTCACCGCTCTGCTCACCGCCGGCGCCTGGCTGCTGAAGGAGCTGGACGACGAACACCCATTGCGCCCCATGGCCAGACGGTCGATGATGGCCGGCGCGGTCGGCGTTCTGGTCTTTGCCACGTACATCTGCCGGCAGATGCTGGCGGCGTGGCGAATCGACGCCGCGGAGCTGCACGGGTTATACATGTCCCTCGCCGCCGTAGCCTTTGCGGCCCTGGTGCTGATGACGGTCAGCATGCAGAAAAGCTGGCGGGGCTCCCAGGTTCCCTGGGCTCTCGTTGTTGTGGGCGTGGCCCTGGCCGCCTGCGCGGGCACGGCCCGCTTCGCCATGCAGACGCCCGGCGCTGCGGACTTCGCGGCATCCAGGGAGGCGCTGGTGTTTCTCACCTGGACCTCGGCCCTGTTGCTGCCGCCGCTGATCGCGTTCCAGATTTTTCAGTACCGCCTGCAACGGCGCGGCACGGATGTCTCCACGACAGAATCGGGCGGGCAGGAACCCTCGGCCGGTCCGGAGTAG
- the nuoI gene encoding NADH-quinone oxidoreductase subunit NuoI, giving the protein MNTKLKRLTEMLKDAGEGTRGLIYGYGETLRAMFTHPITIQYPEERKKLPPRSRAHIILTRTPDGDERCVACYLCSAACPVSCISMQAGTREDGRRYAPWFRINFARCIYCGLCEEACPTLAIQLTPNYEYCADSPLKLVAEKEDLLVNHGGKNNEYDFYKHAGVEEKYPRGEHPGEKSPVDYKSNLP; this is encoded by the coding sequence ATGAACACGAAGCTGAAACGTCTCACCGAGATGCTGAAAGACGCCGGGGAGGGCACGCGCGGGCTGATCTACGGATATGGCGAGACCCTGCGCGCCATGTTTACCCACCCCATCACGATTCAGTATCCGGAGGAGAGAAAGAAGCTGCCGCCACGGTCGCGGGCGCACATCATCCTCACCCGCACGCCCGACGGCGATGAGCGTTGCGTGGCCTGCTATCTGTGTTCCGCCGCCTGCCCGGTGAGCTGCATCTCCATGCAGGCGGGCACGCGCGAGGACGGACGGCGCTACGCCCCGTGGTTCCGGATCAACTTCGCCCGCTGCATCTACTGTGGGCTGTGCGAGGAGGCGTGCCCCACGCTGGCCATCCAGCTTACGCCCAACTACGAGTACTGCGCCGACTCCCCGCTCAAGCTTGTAGCCGAGAAGGAAGACCTGCTGGTGAACCACGGCGGCAAGAACAACGAGTACGACTTCTACAAGCACGCCGGGGTCGAGGAGAAGTACCCCCGCGGCGAACATCCCGGTGAGAAATCGCCCGTGGACTACAAGAGCAACCTGCCATGA
- a CDS encoding NADH-quinone oxidoreductase subunit A: MQATPEMAITGFSSWEPGALSLGVFFFLAAGLVATILVLTVVITRRKPEGQKALPYECGIIPTGTARLRYPAPFWLVAVFFLLFDVEAVYVVSWAVSFTSLSWASWAQITFFIGVLLLGLFWVWRKGGLEWGMTPKR, encoded by the coding sequence ATGCAGGCAACTCCGGAAATGGCAATCACTGGTTTCAGCTCCTGGGAGCCCGGCGCGCTGTCCCTCGGCGTGTTCTTTTTCCTGGCGGCAGGGCTTGTGGCGACCATTCTGGTGCTGACCGTCGTTATCACCAGGCGGAAGCCAGAAGGCCAGAAAGCGCTGCCCTACGAGTGCGGCATCATTCCCACCGGCACGGCCCGGCTGCGCTATCCGGCTCCGTTCTGGCTGGTGGCCGTCTTTTTCCTGCTGTTCGACGTGGAGGCGGTGTACGTGGTTTCGTGGGCCGTTTCCTTCACCTCGCTGAGCTGGGCAAGCTGGGCCCAGATAACATTTTTCATCGGCGTGCTGCTGCTCGGACTTTTTTGGGTCTGGCGAAAAGGAGGCCTCGAATGGGGTATGACGCCGAAGCGTTGA